A region of Myxococcus stipitatus DSM 14675 DNA encodes the following proteins:
- a CDS encoding substrate-binding domain-containing protein: MNSMKWVMSATVVAMTVVGCGPASAVDAPKDPRASKEGLALPSFYGSDTLKEAAIAAVLQSGSGLVVEGKGSGVGEACLRNGVGSSGFCAAGAQTLAPMSRDFAAPKTASGAACLNGASADAKGCCPGERSNVIALDAVIAYVSTTRAAALPSNGLTTQELRRIFFATDSSGVAIPSACPTDWSALGLPSAPIVKYRRDDLSGTTDTFKSLLKGGTFCPGVTVIVDESASNPSPCVATDNATTCIGKLTASNNNAIGYAGDPASRTGNAKLSLKAVAPISPTTSTYVAPTVANIRKLLQGGSSDAYPLARRIFLNENTVAARSFDEDVLYNWAFASNRDEFEAILVEQGFIACTEGSSLDCGPGLCGAP, from the coding sequence ATGAACAGCATGAAGTGGGTGATGTCCGCCACGGTGGTGGCGATGACCGTCGTCGGCTGTGGTCCCGCGTCCGCGGTGGATGCGCCGAAGGACCCGCGGGCGTCGAAGGAGGGCCTCGCGCTGCCGTCCTTCTATGGTTCCGACACGTTGAAGGAGGCGGCCATCGCGGCGGTCCTCCAGTCGGGCTCCGGGCTGGTCGTCGAGGGCAAGGGCTCTGGCGTGGGCGAGGCCTGCCTGCGCAACGGCGTGGGCTCCAGCGGCTTCTGCGCCGCGGGCGCGCAGACGCTGGCCCCCATGTCGCGCGACTTCGCGGCGCCGAAGACGGCGTCGGGCGCGGCCTGTCTCAATGGTGCCTCCGCCGACGCGAAGGGCTGCTGCCCGGGGGAGCGCAGCAACGTCATTGCCCTGGATGCGGTGATTGCCTACGTGAGCACGACGCGGGCCGCGGCGCTGCCGAGCAATGGCCTCACCACGCAGGAGCTGCGTCGCATCTTCTTCGCCACGGACAGCTCCGGCGTCGCCATCCCCAGCGCGTGCCCCACCGACTGGAGCGCGCTGGGCCTGCCCTCCGCGCCCATCGTCAAGTACCGCCGCGACGACCTGTCCGGCACCACGGACACCTTCAAGTCGCTGCTCAAGGGCGGCACCTTCTGCCCGGGCGTGACGGTCATCGTCGATGAGTCCGCCTCCAACCCCAGCCCCTGCGTCGCGACGGACAACGCGACCACGTGCATCGGCAAGCTGACGGCGTCGAACAACAACGCCATCGGCTATGCCGGAGACCCGGCGTCCCGCACGGGCAACGCGAAGCTGTCGCTGAAGGCCGTGGCCCCCATCTCCCCGACGACCAGCACGTACGTCGCGCCCACCGTCGCCAACATCCGCAAGCTGCTCCAGGGCGGCTCCTCGGATGCCTATCCGCTGGCCCGCCGCATCTTCCTGAACGAGAACACCGTCGCCGCCCGCTCCTTCGACGAGGACGTCCTCTACAACTGGGCCTTCGCCAGCAACCGGGACGAGTTCGAGGCCATCCTCGTGGAGCAGGGCTTCATCGCGTGCACGGAGGGGTCCTCGCTGGACTGCGGCCCGGGGCTCTGCGGCGCGCCGTGA